In Candidatus Gastranaerophilales bacterium, one DNA window encodes the following:
- a CDS encoding SH3 domain-containing protein, whose amino-acid sequence LPIFGVPLVQAAPSSDHGREIADSLSGGPDFWEARGLGAKDALSLRRAPFAHAPLVTRFANGTVLKNLGCRIISGGRWCRVERPGDPAVRGWVNGRYLRESAGSR is encoded by the coding sequence TCTTCCGATCTTCGGCGTTCCTTTGGTGCAAGCGGCCCCCTCCAGCGACCATGGGCGGGAAATTGCCGACAGCCTTTCGGGCGGTCCAGATTTCTGGGAAGCGAGGGGGCTTGGGGCGAAGGATGCCCTGAGCTTGCGCCGCGCGCCGTTTGCGCATGCGCCACTCGTGACACGCTTCGCGAATGGAACCGTCCTCAAGAATCTCGGTTGCCGGATCATCAGCGGGGGACGTTGGTGTCGTGTGGAGCGGCCTGGCGATCCGGCCGTGCGTGGCTGGGTCAACGGGCGCTATCTGCGTGAATCCGCAGGGTCGAGATGA